One Polaribacter sp. SA4-12 genomic window carries:
- a CDS encoding GNAT family N-acetyltransferase: MSEISIRIANLNDLQTLLEFEQGVVAAEKPLDPFLGEGTLSYYNIPELIAAEHIYFIVAVSNEEIVACGYARIDNSKIYQKNPQHGYIGFMYVKPNFRGQRISTLILESLKDWAKEKALKELRLDVYDNNISAVKAYESFGFTKILVNMRMDI, from the coding sequence ATGAGTGAAATTTCAATTAGAATTGCTAATTTAAATGACTTACAAACACTCTTAGAATTTGAACAAGGAGTTGTTGCAGCAGAAAAACCTTTAGATCCTTTTTTAGGTGAAGGAACTTTAAGCTATTACAACATCCCAGAATTAATTGCTGCAGAACATATTTATTTTATCGTGGCAGTTTCTAATGAAGAAATAGTTGCTTGTGGTTATGCTAGAATAGATAATTCTAAAATATACCAGAAAAACCCACAACATGGATATATTGGTTTTATGTATGTAAAACCAAACTTTAGAGGACAAAGAATTAGTACTCTAATTTTAGAATCTTTAAAAGATTGGGCTAAAGAAAAAGCTCTAAAAGAACTAAGATTAGATGTATATGACAATAATATTAGTGCAGTAAAAGCTTACGAAAGTTTTGGGTTTACCAAAATTTTAGTTAATATGAGAATGGATATTTAA
- a CDS encoding polyprenol monophosphomannose synthase — protein sequence MSDTLVIIPTYNEKENIEAIIKATFNQEKDFHILVVDDNSPDGTSEIVKNLILEFPNRLFLEERLGKHGLGTAYIHGFKWAIAKKYDYIIEMDADFSHNPKDLIRLYNACKKEGGDVSVGSRYVNNQVNVVNWDMKRLLLSYFASKYVRFITRIPLFDTTAGFVCWKREVLEKIQLDKIKFIGYAFQIEMKFKAWKHGYNVKEVSVVFTDRTLGTSKMSGNIISEALFGVIKMKLKGLPK from the coding sequence ATGTCAGACACGTTAGTCATAATTCCCACTTACAACGAAAAAGAGAATATAGAAGCTATCATTAAAGCTACTTTTAACCAAGAAAAGGACTTTCATATTTTGGTTGTTGATGATAATTCTCCTGATGGAACATCAGAAATCGTAAAAAACTTAATTTTAGAATTTCCAAATCGTCTTTTTTTAGAAGAAAGATTGGGTAAACATGGTTTAGGAACTGCTTATATTCATGGTTTTAAATGGGCAATTGCAAAAAAGTATGATTATATCATAGAAATGGATGCCGATTTTTCTCATAATCCAAAAGATTTAATTCGCCTATATAACGCTTGTAAAAAAGAAGGTGGTGATGTTTCTGTTGGTTCTAGATATGTTAATAATCAAGTAAACGTTGTTAATTGGGATATGAAAAGGTTGTTACTTTCTTATTTTGCATCAAAATATGTACGTTTTATAACTAGAATTCCGTTGTTTGATACCACTGCAGGTTTTGTTTGTTGGAAAAGAGAAGTTTTAGAAAAAATACAATTAGATAAAATAAAGTTTATAGGCTACGCTTTTCAAATAGAAATGAAATTTAAAGCATGGAAACATGGCTATAACGTAAAAGAAGTATCTGTTGTTTTTACAGATAGAACTTTAGGAACTTCTAAAATGAGTGGAAACATAATTTCTGAAGCTTTATTTGGTGTAATAAAAATGAAGTTAAAAGGTTTACCTAAATAA
- a CDS encoding dihydroorotase produces MAKSTLIKNARIVNENNTFLGDVLIENEIIQEISTEIKATENVEVIDAEGKFLIPGFIDDQVHFREPGLTHKANITTESRAAVAGGITTFIEMPNTVPQATTQELLEDKFTIASNDSYANYSFMFGGTNDNLEELLKTDPKKVAGIKLFLGSSTGNMLVDDEAVLEKIFSSTKMIISVHCEDEATIRKNTQEFVDKYGDDIPVKYHPIIRSEEACYLSSSKAIELAKKTGARLHVFHVSTAKETELFRNDIPLEEKQITSEVCIHHLWFSDKDYAEKGTHIKWNPAVKTEKDRLGLWEALLDDRIDVLATDHAPHTLEEKTNVYTKAPSGGPLVQHAVTAILEKVKEGVISIEKAVEKMSHNPAKLFQIEKRGFIKEGYFADLVLIDTNKPQTVSKDNILYKCGWSPFEGTTFSSTITHTFVNGNLMYNNGVFNDETKGKRITFNR; encoded by the coding sequence ATGGCAAAATCAACTTTAATAAAAAACGCAAGAATCGTAAATGAGAACAACACTTTTTTAGGTGATGTTTTAATTGAAAACGAAATAATACAAGAAATTTCAACAGAAATAAAGGCGACAGAAAATGTTGAAGTTATTGATGCTGAAGGTAAATTTTTAATTCCTGGTTTTATTGATGATCAAGTTCATTTTAGAGAACCTGGTTTAACACACAAAGCGAATATTACCACAGAAAGTAGAGCTGCTGTTGCTGGTGGAATTACTACTTTTATTGAAATGCCAAACACAGTTCCTCAAGCTACAACCCAAGAATTATTAGAAGATAAGTTTACAATTGCTTCAAACGATTCTTATGCAAACTATTCTTTTATGTTTGGTGGAACAAACGATAATTTAGAAGAATTATTAAAAACAGACCCTAAAAAAGTAGCCGGAATTAAATTATTCTTAGGTTCTTCTACAGGAAATATGTTGGTTGATGACGAAGCTGTTTTAGAGAAAATTTTCTCATCAACAAAAATGATTATTTCTGTTCATTGTGAAGATGAAGCTACTATCAGAAAAAATACACAAGAATTTGTAGATAAATATGGTGATGATATTCCTGTAAAATATCACCCAATTATTAGAAGTGAAGAAGCGTGTTATTTATCGTCTTCAAAAGCAATTGAACTTGCTAAGAAAACTGGTGCTAGATTGCATGTTTTTCATGTTTCAACAGCTAAAGAAACGGAGCTTTTTAGAAACGATATTCCTTTAGAAGAAAAACAAATTACATCAGAAGTTTGTATTCATCATTTATGGTTTTCTGATAAAGATTATGCTGAGAAAGGAACACATATTAAATGGAATCCTGCTGTAAAAACAGAAAAAGACAGATTAGGTTTATGGGAAGCGCTTTTAGATGACAGAATTGATGTTTTAGCAACAGATCATGCTCCTCATACTTTAGAAGAGAAAACAAACGTATACACAAAAGCACCAAGTGGCGGACCTTTAGTACAACATGCAGTAACTGCTATTTTAGAGAAAGTAAAAGAAGGTGTAATTTCAATTGAAAAAGCAGTTGAAAAGATGAGTCATAATCCTGCAAAATTATTTCAAATTGAAAAACGTGGTTTTATAAAAGAAGGCTATTTTGCTGATTTAGTTTTAATTGACACAAATAAACCACAAACAGTTTCTAAAGACAATATATTATACAAATGTGGTTGGTCTCCTTTTGAAGGGACAACTTTTTCATCAACAATTACACATACATTTGTCAATGGAAACTTAATGTATAATAATGGTGTTTTTAATGATGAAACAAAAGGGAAAAGAATAACCTTTAATAGATAA
- a CDS encoding DUF4296 domain-containing protein: MKKLSYLLLFIFLASCTSNTIFKEPEDLIPSDTMSLLMQDMMIASSSKFVKNINKQTKINYMGFVYDKYQIDSARFQRSNYYYTSKIDLYEEIITDAKTQLEKKKEFYGKIVTRKDSVRNDSIKKINKKKKLDTLDISEMILDTIKTNLKKSLDLKKEVPISRD, from the coding sequence ATGAAAAAACTAAGCTACTTACTTCTTTTTATTTTTCTTGCTTCTTGTACAAGTAATACCATTTTTAAGGAACCAGAAGACTTGATTCCTAGTGATACAATGAGTCTTTTAATGCAAGATATGATGATTGCTTCTTCTTCTAAGTTTGTAAAAAACATAAACAAGCAAACGAAAATTAATTATATGGGATTTGTTTATGACAAATACCAGATTGACAGTGCTCGTTTTCAAAGAAGTAACTATTACTATACATCTAAAATAGATTTGTATGAAGAAATTATAACCGATGCTAAGACTCAACTAGAAAAGAAAAAAGAGTTTTATGGTAAAATAGTTACAAGAAAAGATTCAGTTAGAAATGATTCTATTAAAAAAATTAATAAGAAGAAAAAGTTAGATACTCTTGACATCTCTGAAATGATTTTAGACACTATTAAAACCAATCTTAAAAAAAGTCTTGATCTGAAAAAGGAAGTTCCTATAAGTAGGGATTAG
- a CDS encoding NAD-dependent epimerase/dehydratase family protein — protein sequence MILVTGGTGLVGAHLLYHLIKNDEKIRAIYRSENRIEKVKEVFSFYTDDTSLISKIEWFKADITDVPSMIPAFIGIEKVYHCAALISFNPKDYREMRKVNIHGTAIIANLSIDAKVDKICFVGSIASIGSSANGSLITEDCEWNSQENNSDYSITKFGAEMEIWRASQEGVEVVIVNPGVILGSGFWETGSGKLFTQVYNGFKYFTEGITGFVGVKDVVKSMISLMNSNIKNERFILVSENKSFKEIFFSMASSLDKKLPSRKIKPWQTAIFWRFSWLLSAITGKESLLSKSSAKSAHSISRYSSEKIEKSLHFQFKKIDNVIKSVSKNYPNPYL from the coding sequence ATGATTTTAGTTACTGGAGGAACAGGTTTAGTTGGCGCTCATTTATTATATCATTTAATAAAGAATGATGAAAAAATACGTGCTATTTATCGTTCTGAAAATAGAATTGAAAAAGTAAAAGAAGTTTTCTCTTTTTATACGGATGATACTTCTCTAATTTCAAAAATAGAATGGTTTAAAGCTGATATTACAGATGTGCCTTCTATGATTCCTGCTTTTATAGGAATTGAAAAAGTATATCATTGTGCCGCATTAATTTCTTTTAACCCGAAAGATTACAGAGAAATGCGAAAAGTAAATATTCATGGAACTGCAATTATTGCAAATCTTTCTATTGATGCAAAAGTTGATAAAATTTGTTTTGTAGGTTCTATTGCTTCTATTGGTAGTTCTGCAAATGGAAGTTTAATTACTGAAGATTGCGAATGGAATTCACAAGAAAATAACAGTGATTATTCTATTACCAAATTTGGAGCAGAAATGGAAATTTGGCGTGCTAGTCAAGAAGGAGTTGAAGTTGTAATTGTAAATCCAGGTGTTATTTTAGGAAGTGGTTTTTGGGAAACAGGATCAGGTAAATTATTTACCCAGGTTTATAATGGATTCAAGTATTTTACTGAAGGAATTACAGGTTTTGTAGGCGTAAAAGATGTGGTTAAATCAATGATTTCATTGATGAATTCTAATATAAAAAACGAACGTTTTATTTTAGTTTCAGAAAACAAATCATTCAAAGAAATTTTCTTTTCAATGGCAAGTTCTTTGGATAAAAAGCTACCTTCAAGAAAAATTAAACCTTGGCAAACAGCTATCTTTTGGAGGTTTTCTTGGTTACTATCTGCAATAACAGGTAAGGAGTCTTTGTTAAGTAAATCTTCTGCTAAAAGTGCACATTCAATTTCTAGATATTCATCAGAAAAAATTGAAAAAAGTTTACATTTTCAGTTTAAAAAAATTGATAATGTTATAAAAAGTGTTTCTAAAAATTATCCTAATCCCTACTTATAG
- a CDS encoding DUF4271 domain-containing protein yields the protein MQALERTIIDTNWITILLVVLLACIFLLKGLSVLRLKGNAFSIISNSFIETEIEENYSFFNLFQSVIFVFSMLVLSLLMYTILLFYASSIEQGFYVFMKITGVVFSYFSIKWLLEFLFSHLFKIEKQVKFFLFSKSSYLYSVSFILLIGLVLVEYSQLNTRFLVYFSVLLFSIRFILLIVRNKKLVFSELFYFILYLCAFEIAPLFILFKLLF from the coding sequence GTGCAAGCACTAGAAAGAACTATAATTGATACTAACTGGATTACCATATTATTGGTGGTCTTATTAGCCTGTATTTTTCTTTTAAAAGGATTAAGTGTTCTTAGATTAAAAGGAAATGCATTCTCTATTATAAGTAATAGTTTTATTGAAACAGAAATAGAAGAGAATTATTCTTTTTTCAATTTATTTCAAAGTGTGATTTTTGTTTTTTCAATGCTCGTCTTATCGTTATTAATGTATACCATTTTGTTGTTTTACGCTTCCTCAATAGAGCAAGGGTTTTATGTCTTTATGAAAATTACAGGTGTTGTTTTTTCTTATTTTTCTATTAAATGGTTGTTAGAATTTTTGTTTTCTCATTTATTTAAGATCGAAAAGCAAGTAAAATTCTTTTTATTTTCTAAGTCGAGTTATTTGTATTCTGTTTCATTTATTTTGCTAATAGGTCTTGTTTTAGTTGAGTACTCTCAATTAAACACTCGTTTTTTAGTTTATTTTTCAGTGTTATTATTTTCAATTCGTTTTATATTACTGATCGTTCGTAATAAAAAGCTGGTTTTTAGCGAGTTGTTTTATTTTATTTTGTACCTTTGCGCCTTCGAAATAGCGCCGCTATTTATACTGTTTAAATTGCTGTTTTAA